The Hevea brasiliensis isolate MT/VB/25A 57/8 chromosome 1, ASM3005281v1, whole genome shotgun sequence DNA segment AAAGTTGAATGACTATAATATTATAACCATATAAGTTCAATgatagttgttaaaatttatcccagTTTTAAGAGTTCTCAGATATTTGAAATCTGCTCCTGGTCAAGGAATTCTTCTTTCCTCCACAAGCTCTCTTCAACTTCGAGCTTTTTGTGATTTTGATTAGGCTAGTTGTCCTATTTCTCATTGTTCTTTGACTGGATATTGCATTTTCTCTGGATATTGCATTTTCTTAGGAGATAGCCCAATTTCATGGAAGTCGAAGAAACAAACCATTGCTTCTCACTCTTCTGTAAAAGTGGAATATCGCTCCATGGCAACCACAACCTATGAAATCCAATGGCTAAATTATCTATTAGCTAACTTAAATATTCCAATGGCACATCCAACTTTACTGTGATAATCAAGCGGCACTTTATATTGCTGCTAACCCTATTTTTTATGAGTGAACCAAGCATATTGATATAGATTGTTACCTCATTCGTGAGAAAATACAAGTTAACCTTATTTACCCTCTTATATTCCCACTACCCATCAACTTGCTGACATCTTCACCAAACCTCTTGGTGGTGATTCATTTTATAAAACTGTATCCAAGTTGGGTATTCTTGACATTcacgctccaacttgagggggagtattAGAGATTGTATTTTTTGCAGTGATTTCTGCTACGTTTCCACCTGAGATGTGGGTGTATGTTTGATTTTAATCTGTTATGTTTCCTTCTTTAGATTTGGGCGTAAATTTGATTTTAGTTTGTATTTTAAGTTTACTGCCTTTCTTGTTGTAGTCAATGCTTGATTATAGGAATTTATATTCTTGATTATAGGAGCTGTCAATTGTACACAACGTTTACTATCTTCATGAATAAAATATCAGAACATTTTTATGCAATTTCCTTTTATTGCGTTGTTCTTTTCAGTTACAATACAGATGCCATGAAAGTGAGatggattatttatttatttatttatttattttttaagaagTGAAATGGATACAATAATGCATTGCTCTGACATTTTACAGACGTTGCTTTATGTGTGCATGCCTAGTGATCAATAATCGGGACACCATGatcaattgaaaattttgctcttCTGAATTGCTTGTAGACAATAGATAATATAAGAAAAGCACTAGTGTACCCAGAAATATGAATTATTGCAGAATTCAAGTCAGAATCAATCAATCCTAAGTTCAAACTCATAAACTTGGAGTTGGATTGTCAAAACTAACACTTCATCACTCCTCATAAGATAAAATTATGGTTTGTTAAAACAAACGAGCTAGACAATGTTGAACTTTATATTTATTTATGCCTATAATAAGAAACTTGACTTTCCAAGTAGCAAGAATGGTTGAGCTTCTCATTTCAGACTATTAATTTCTACCATATAACCCCCTAATTTAGTAAAAGTTGGCCATCCAAACATAACTAATTAGATTCTCTTCCTCTCTAGCTTCCACTATAAATCCTGCTCTTGAGCTTCACTGTGCCCTCAATTCCTAAAACACAGAACTCCCCAGTGAGAGTGAGGTGCTAACAATCACACTTACAAAGATCCCATTCTCCCAACAAAATTTCTAGCCTTCTTTTCTGCCATAAATTCTAGCAAATCCAAATGAATTCAAAAGCGCTTGACATGTGTGTACTTCTGGTTCTTTTGATGATGCTTTGTCATAGAGCCACTGCTCAATCAGGCTGCACCAGTGCGTTAGTAGGCATAGCCCCATGCCTAAGTTATGTCACAGGAAATTCCTCAACCCCATCATCTTCCTGCTGCTCCCAGCTTGCTTCTGTTGTTCAATCTCAGCCGCAGTGTCTCTGCGCAATGCTTAATGGTGGTGGGTCATCACTGGGCATTACCATTAACCAAACCCAAGCTCTGTCACTCCCTGAAGCTTGCAATGTGCAAACACCACCAGTTAGCCAGTGCAATGGTAAGTCAACTTGGTAATTTCTTTGTTCAAAATTTATAACAATGATATAGCAATAttgatttgacttggttatgtttCAATCTGCAGCCAATAATAGTCCCGCAATTCCACCGATAGGTTCTCCAGTGAGTCCTCCATCAGATTCTTCGGATGACACTCCAAAAACTCCAAATACATCATCACTGCCAAGCATTCCTGCAGGTTAGAAATAGCACTTCAGGCACAAGCCAAATTTCAAGTTTACAAATCGAATTTGAATATTTTCCAAAATTCCAAGTGCTCTATATGGCATTTTCCCCTCACAGAACACTATTTTAAGTTGACAGGATACTTGTTTTGAGTTTTGAcattttaaaagagaaaaaaaattagctGTGTggcaaaagaaaaaattaataccAATACGTTACTGTATACATAAATTTGTTTCTCCATTTTAACATTCTGATGATCATTTACTCCATCCAGGAAGTGGTTCTAAGACAGTTCCAACAGCAGGTGGCACTTCAGCTGCAAGCCTGGCAAGAATGCAACTTCACCTCACCATATTTATCATTTTCATTGCTTCATGTATTTCAAATGGCAATAGATTCTAAGCTTTCTTTCCAGATTTGGAGCTTATTCTGCTGTTTGCAGCTATATTATCACTTGTAACCATGTGCAAATGGTGTTATGGGTTTGTTTCTGATGTATCATTTATAAGATTGTTGCTAGCATAAGAAGCTACTTCTGTTCCATTTTTTTTCTGAAAGTTGTGAAGTTAAATATGCAATTTAGTGGCTTTTGGCCTAGTTGAACAAAAGCTGACAGAACCAGAGAAACACATAAGTCTAACTTTAATTAGTAAgatgataaattatatatatatataatctcaaAGGTGAGTTGTTTAACTAAGAATCTGTTATAAAGTAGGAAAAGTTGGTGAATAATATAGCCCCTCTCATCTCCCTAAAAGCAGCAGAAAAAGTTACACATCAACGATACTCCTCATTCTACATTTCACGAACGCCTTAGCCAGAAAGTGCTATAGAAGGCAATGGAAACTATGAGGATGGCGATTATACTTACCTTTGCTGTAATAAGGACTTGGTAGGCAGAGGCTACGGCGCAATCAAGTCGCACCAATGTGCTCATAAGCTTGTCTCCATGCCTAGAGTCCATAACAACAAACCCATCAACCACCACATCTTCACATTGTTGCACGTAGCTAGCTAACAGGTCAGGTCAGAGTCTGAGTGCCTATGTGAGATCCTTAATGTTGGTGCCTCTTCAGTATGGCTTACACCAGAATGTTAGAAGGCATCTTTGGTATAATGGTAAAATTACTCTATTTGTTACGCGGAAGTCATGAATTTGAGTTACGAAACAACCTCTTTATAAAGTAAGAGAGAGATGCGTACATCAATTGTCTCTAGAACTCGCAATTGTGAAATATTTCGGAATCACCTTTTTTAGACTAGAACGTTCACTTGGCTCTATGGTTGCACGAGGTAGATCCAAGACGGTACCATCAACTAGTAATGGAACATCAAATGGAAATTCTACTAACGTTCTGTTTGGGattaaattaaaagtttttaaagtAAAGTTTTAGaaggttttaaaattttataactttttattgcTTGGGAGGACGGTAAAGTAAAAGAATGTTTTATGATTATTAAATAAGAATTTATTAAATAAAgtcaatattttattattatttactgTTTATATACATGCATAAGAAAAattaatacaattttaaatcaccttAAAATAAAACAATGAatctataaattaataaattatttattatgacAAATTTGTATAACCTCTTTTTTACAATATTATGTAAAATTGTAAATCAAATGACattcataattaaaaatattattataacgtAAATTTATTATCCTAATTACAAAATAtctcaaaaataaaatattagcTACAAACATATCATTTCATTTATTCAACTCTCAACTTCACTAATTTCCTTATACATTACCCCAATCATGTTCATCAACAAGTCTTTGCGATTTTCCCAAGGACATCCAAGCAATGCTCTCAACATTTTAGGTTAttgaataagaaaaatataagTAGTGAACATGCAATTTTGTTCAACTCCCAATTCTATTAAAAGACTCCACACATCACTTTCTAGGATTGGAAGTTGGTTAGATTTTACTAACTCAGAAGCTAAATTCATAATTGCTTCAGACATTTTATCAAGTCCTTCCTTGATTAACAATGCTGCATCATCAACATGTTTTTTCTTGGCCATCTTATGCATATGGGAAGTTACAGACTCAAAATGTCCTTAAGATCTCACAATTGCTTCAAGAgatgtcaaaatttcaatatCATTATTACAATTTTCAAGATTTTCTAAATTTACCTGTTGTTGAGATACCATGAAATCAATGCTATCTATGGTATTCATTGATTGAAATGCATTAGATTGTTCTCTCTTTCTGTTTTGTTTTCCTTCGCTTTATTTCTGATGCAGTTTCAACATGTTCTCCAGTAGCCCTATCTTGACCATACAAttgaattaatttctcataatttcaAATAGGCTTGTTCATCCATTTAGCAGCATTGGATTTAgccttaaaataaaataagaaacttAAAATTTCAATAGGGAACTACAATCATATAATTACAATAATAtagtttcaataataaaatattacGTTAATAGTTTCAATActataataaaaattcaaactACATACCAAAACTTAAATAAAAATGGATGAATATGAATAGCTTTGAGTTACACTTGAGACTACTTTCAAGTAGGAGACAACATAATTAAAGAGATAGATCATTTGAAAGCTTTGAAGATTGCATTAACTACTTGGGCTAATTGGACTGACAATAATATTGATTCTTCCAGCATTTCAGTTTTCTTCCAAGGAGTTGTAGCTGCACATCTAATTctgtaattaaattatttttattaccaTCTTAATGATTATATACAACTAATTTcttatactaataataataagtataaaCTTAGATAGTGCAAAAtaaagggattttttttttttaaagtagagATCGGAAAGTGAGACTTGAACTTCAATGTGTTAGTGAGTTGCTTGCTTTTATCCACTAAACTAAGTCAAACTCAAAGGCGGATTTATTCTTATAAAAGAGGAGTCAATTgatccctcttttttttttttttttaataattcacccttatatatttatatatgataACATCAATAGCTGGATCCAATCATGAAATCAGAGAAATTCATGGAGCAAATCAAGGATCATCATATCAAATCAAGGATATTAAGAAATCTATAGATTTACCTATATCATTTTTCTATGTATATAAATATATACCTTGTACAGCAAATAATCACATAGAAAAAGAGAAACCATTTtgttcatggtatcagagcagtaaAGATCCCACCTCGACAACATCAGTTTATCGTTCAAATACACCTAACCTTTCTGTACCTGTTATTACTCCACCATGGCTAACACATCCAAGAAAGAAACAGAACATGACCAGTTCACCTTATCAAATTCTGATCACCCAGGCATGTCACTGGTCAACGTCCCTCTCACTGGCGATAATTACCTCGCTTGGAGTCGATCCATGTTGATCGCATTAAGGGCCAAAGATAAACTTGGGTTCATCCATGGCACATGCAAAAAGCCAGCAGATACCTCTCCAGATTCTGAGAAATGGCTCAAGGTCGACAGCATGGTCATCTCTTGGATACTAAGTTCTATGTCAAAAGAAATAGTAGAAGCTTTTCTATATGCATCGTCTGCCAAGGATTTATGGGATGAGCTTGCCCAGAGATTTGGCGAAAGCAACGGTCCCTTGATATATCAAATCAACAGAGAGATATGCTCTCTTAGCCAAGGTAATATGTCTCTCATAAATTACTTCACTAAGCTCAAAAAGCTTTGGGATGAACTAGCTTGTCTCAAGCAATTTCCAGTTTGTGAATGTGGAGCCTCGAAGGAAATTGCAGAAATGGAAAATAATACAAAATTGATTCAGTTCCTTATGGGATTGAACCCATCTTATGACCATGTTCGCAACCAAATTCTGCTCATGGACCCATTCCCACCTGTCAACAAAGCCTACTCTATGGCTTTGCGAGTTGAAAAACAGAGAGAGATCAACACTTTTTCCCTTGACAGCACCGAATCTTCCGTAGCCATGTTGGCAAAAGGATTGAGCTCCAAAAGAATCCATGAAGGCaacaaaaatcaaaacaaaaGGAAGGATGGAATCAAGAAAGAGGATAAATACTGTGAGCATTGTAAGACAACCGGCCACTTCTCGGAAAGCTGCTTTAAAATCATTGGATACCCGGAATGGTATAAAGGACGAAGAACCACACCATCTGCTAATCTAGCAAATACAACTTCTCAGGGAAGTACAGCAGATGAACCCATTGAACAAGGCAAACATTCTGGAGATTGGAACAACCCAAATCTCACTAACTTGATCCAGCAAGAAATCATGAAAGCATTGAAAGGTAAAATCGATCATGAAGCTGGTTGTGTCGACTTCCCTAACTTCGCTGGTAAGAGTTCTCACACCTCTGCTTTATGTAAAGATGGTAAATGGATTATTGATAGTGGTGCAACGACTCATATGTGTTGTGATCGAAATCTTTTTACCACTCTTACGCCCCAAAAATCACACAATTTTGTTCAACTACCTGATGGCTCCACCAAAAAAATTACCCATATAGGAACCGTGGAGTTACATCCACATTTGAAATTACAAAATGTGATTTATATACCTGAATTCAAACATAACCTCTTGTCCATTCACCAATTATCCAAAGATTCACAAATTCCTGTTCTCTTCACTAATAATCATTGTTATATGCAGGACCCCTGGACTAGGAAGTTATTGGCAATTGGAAGGATGGACAAGGGACTATATAAGCTTGTCACAAGCTCATTCAACCAAGCTCGACATCCCTCTGTGCTCACTACATTTGAGGAACTATGTCAACTTTCAAATAATTGTAGAGATTCTGTCAATGCAATTTCAAGTCATGTCAGTGACTCCTATTTGTGGCATCAAAGGCTCGGGCATGCATCTGAGTCTACATTTTCTCATATTGCCAAAATAAAATTCAATGGAAATCATTTTGCTTGTGATATATGTCCATTGGCTAAGCAACAAAGGTTGCCTTTTCCAAAAAGTACCATCAACAGCTCAGCCATTTTCCAACTATTACATCTCGATCTATGGGGTCCATATAAGATCAAGTCCTTGCAAGGCGCATCCTACTTCCTCACCATCGTGGATGACTATAGCAGGTCAACCTGGACATACTTACTAGCTGATAAATTTCAAGTTCCCTCCACCATCGCAACATTCTTAAAATTCATCAAGAACCACTTTGAAGGCACTGTGAAAATCATACGAACAGATAATGGGACTGAATTTATCAACCACGAATGTGAACAATTGTTTGTTCAAAATGGTATCTTACACCAAAGGACCTGCACATACACCCCTCAACAGAACGGAGTCGTTGAAAGAAAGCATAAACATCTACTTCAAGTTGCGAGGGCCCTTCTATTCCAATCCAATCTACCACAGAAGTTTTGGGGACATACCATCCTCCATGCCACCTACATCATCAACAGACTGCCCACTGCAGTCCTCAATTGGAAAAGCCCATATGAAGTTCTCCATTCTCAACCACCAGATTATCAAATACTGAGAACCTTCGGGTGCCTATGTTATGGCACTAACACAAAGCCATCCAAAGCTAAGTTTGAGCCGCGAGCGATCAAAAGCATTTTCCTGGGGCATGCTATGGGCTATAAAGCCTATAAACTCATGGACCTAGAAACTCAAACCATATATATGTCCAGAGATGTCAAGTTTCATGAGCATATATTCCCCTACAAATCAATCCACTAAACACCAACATCAACACCCTCTCCTTACCCAATATCAGAAAATGATATACCTAACACCTCCACTGACCATGAGCTCGATGTTCCCCAACCAGAAAATACCACTGCTTCAGAACCAGCTCCAATCATGAGAAGAAGCTCACGCACACATATACGTCCTGCTTGGTTGAATGATTATGTGGCAACAGTTGATGTTAATCCATCCTTCCCATTTGACAACAGTAACTCACCTAGTCTGGCGGATGACTCAGGTAACCATAATCAACACCCATTTCACTTTTCTAATGTTTGTTTCGATCACAATCACCTTGAGTTTGTTGCAGCAGTATCACTAGCTCATGAACCTATTACATATGAGCAAGCAAAAACAGATCCAAACTGGACTCAGGCCATGCAACAAGAACTTGATGCATTAGAGCTCAATCAAACATGGGACATGGTTCCTCATCCCACACATAAAAAACCCATCGCATCTAAATGGGTTTTCAGAATCAAATATAATCAAGATGGTAGTGTGGACCGATATAAAGCACGTCTTGTTGCAAAAGGCTTTAACCAGCTAGAAGGCATTGACTATACTGACAGCTTCAGCCCTGTAGCCAAGTTGGTCACTGTTCGACTTTTCCTTGCGATAGCCACTGCTTTTGGTTGGCCCATTCATCAAATAGACATTAACAATGCCTATCTCCATGGAACCATTGAAGAGGAGCTCTACATGTTACCCCCACCCGGCTATACAAAGGCTACACCAGGACAAGTGTGCAAGCTTAAGAAGTCCTTATACGGGCTAAAGCAAGCTGGCCGTCAGTGGAATAAGGAATTTACATCCAAACTAATCCAGTTTGGTTTCACTCAATGCTCTCACGACCATTGCCTGTTCACGCGAGGTACTGGAGCTCATTTTCTTGCCTTGATAGTTTACGTAGATGACGTATTAATTGCAGGACCTTGTGAGGACGATATTCTCCACACCAAGGCATCCCTTGATAAAGCTTTTACAATAAAGGACCTAG contains these protein-coding regions:
- the LOC131172531 gene encoding non-specific lipid transfer protein GPI-anchored 5-like, which translates into the protein MNSKALDMCVLLVLLMMLCHRATAQSGCTSALVGIAPCLSYVTGNSSTPSSSCCSQLASVVQSQPQCLCAMLNGGGSSLGITINQTQALSLPEACNVQTPPVSQCNANNSPAIPPIGSPVSPPSDSSDDTPKTPNTSSLPSIPAGSGSKTVPTAGGTSAASLARMQLHLTIFIIFIASCISNGNRF